Genomic DNA from Oryzomonas sagensis:
GAAAGCGCGCCTCCACCTGCGCCTTGCGCTGGGCTTCGATCAGCGTCTGGTTCTGGGCATTGAGGACATTGAAGTAATCGGTCATCCCGGAACGGAAAGCCTGGAGCGCTATGTCGTAGGTGCGCTTTGCAAGATCATGGGCATTGTTCGACTCCCTGCGCTGCGTTTCCAGGGAGCGCAGGGTGACAATCTGATTGGCGACGTTTTCCAGGGCCCGGATCAGGGTGCTGTTGTACGATTCCACCGCGATGTCGTAATCGGCAGTTGAAACGGCAAGCTGGCTGCGGAGCCGCCCGCCCTCGAAGATCGGCAGTGAAATCGCCGGGCCGAAGCCTGCGATCAACGACCCCGGAGAGAGGAATTGGGCAAAGCTGAGGGACTGCCATCCGGCAAAAGCCGTCAGGTTGATGTTCGGGTAGAACGCCGCCTTGGCGACGTCGATCCCGTTACCGGCCGCCTCGACCATCCAGCATTGGGCTACCACGTCTGGCCGGCGTCCCAGCAGATCGGCGGGCAAGACGGCCGGCAGGCCGATCGGCACGTTGAGGGACAGGGATGGCCGGTGGATACTCTCCCCATCACCCGGCCCTTTGCCGGTAAGCGCACTCAACTGATTGCGCAACAACTCGATCGACTCGGAAATACGCTCGATCTCCGCCCGTGCCGCCGGCAACGGCGTTTCCGTCTGCCTCAGGTCGAGTTCCGTCGCGAGCCCCGCGGTCAGGCGCTTCCGGGTGATATCGAAGATGTTCTGGCGTTGGTGCAGCGTCGAGCGGGCGATGTCCAACAGAACATGCTGGAGCGACAGCTGCACGTAAACCCGTACCACCGCTGTCTGGAGGGCCAGGCGGGTCTCCTGGGCCTCGGCCGTTGCCACCTGGACGTAATCCAGGGATGCCGCAAGCGCTTTGCGGTTTTTCCCCCACAGGTCGAGTTCGTAGAAAAGATCGAGTGTCGCCCGATTGTTCCATGACCAGTTGCCGGCATAGGGCGCCGGAATGAATTGATGCTCCGTGAACTGCTCCCGGGTGAAGGCGGCGTCGGCCTGGAGGGAGGGGAACTGTGCCGATCCCGCAATCCCGCTCAGTGCCTGCGTTTTTGCAACGCGGGCCTGCGCCATGCGTATGCTCGGATTCCCGGAGGTCGCCTCCTCGACCAGACGGTCAAGCTGCGGATCGGCATACGCCTTCCACCATTGCTGCGATGGCCACGGGATCGGCTGTTTTGCGGCCGATTTCAGCGTGCTGCCTGCATTCAGCTGATTGGGATCGAGCATGTGCGAACGCGGTGCGGTATTGGGAGCATTGTGAGGCAAGCTGGCACAGCCGCCGATGACAAGCACCAGTGCCGCTTTCAAACAACTAACTGCGTTAATTTTGTTTCGAGGGGAAAACAGACTGATCTCCTAAGGGTTTTGACGGCCGATACATCTTTGGAATGTAAACCGCGCGGTTTTGGGAACGATTCATGGGAATGGCTGTGGCCGGCTGATGTCAAGAACGGTTGGCCGGCCACATGCTCTGCGTATCTGCATGGGCTGTCGTACACTGAAATACGGGGGGCTGATGCGGCATGATATTGGTGGTGCCGCTACAAAAAGTGCATACGGCAACCGCCATTACTTCATACGTTGTGCGGCAGTCCCGCTTAAGCGGCGTATGCCGGCAAGCAGCGGGGCAGCTTCAGCTTTAGGGCTGGTACAACATTCCAGCATGTGTGCCTCGGTTATAGGCTGAAGCCAAAATCATGCCAAAATATAAATTGCAATAATTTTAAGATGATATATTGTTATGCCATTGCTAAACAGTAATATGCTGCTAATATTATTGCAATATGTTGCTAATAGTATAATAATTGCAAAATATTGCGTTAAATTGCGCGGCCGCACACCAGCAAGCCGGAAAGAGAGGCCACATGGCTAACCGGGACGATTTCTTTAGAGAGGTTACGATCAGGATCTGCAGCAGCCTCGATATAAAAACAGCGCTCA
This window encodes:
- a CDS encoding efflux transporter outer membrane subunit codes for the protein MLVIGGCASLPHNAPNTAPRSHMLDPNQLNAGSTLKSAAKQPIPWPSQQWWKAYADPQLDRLVEEATSGNPSIRMAQARVAKTQALSGIAGSAQFPSLQADAAFTREQFTEHQFIPAPYAGNWSWNNRATLDLFYELDLWGKNRKALAASLDYVQVATAEAQETRLALQTAVVRVYVQLSLQHVLLDIARSTLHQRQNIFDITRKRLTAGLATELDLRQTETPLPAARAEIERISESIELLRNQLSALTGKGPGDGESIHRPSLSLNVPIGLPAVLPADLLGRRPDVVAQCWMVEAAGNGIDVAKAAFYPNINLTAFAGWQSLSFAQFLSPGSLIAGFGPAISLPIFEGGRLRSQLAVSTADYDIAVESYNSTLIRALENVANQIVTLRSLETQRRESNNAHDLAKRTYDIALQAFRSGMTDYFNVLNAQNQTLIEAQRKAQVEARFLDAYAALMQAIGGGIPVTPPPAKGMRQ